From the Lolium rigidum isolate FL_2022 chromosome 2, APGP_CSIRO_Lrig_0.1, whole genome shotgun sequence genome, one window contains:
- the LOC124690139 gene encoding mitogen-activated protein kinase kinase kinase 3-like, which yields MPLWWPGRKSRSRSKAKHSAAPASAASSPPRNSVDAGTSSAYASAYASACASPLPSTPRGAAKPHGLDSPPPPPPARQQTGAVSRCGGGRGGTELRAEGQGHPLPRPRYKSAPLPLASSLAAACGGCASAAASVSSASSSESFDDDEEEDQRTYRYTDPVVYSRGKTMPPDGLKGMVEGKHFASCSALQEHNRFFEAPINSVGEVRRQSFEPSTGEASRSLGRMPDDALRARTGSLSPGPRGHAFSASDAGQRDFGFSPRSPLKRMDDLRISPQPLPLPPVPASSLPLPSSSIASTQSQSQWKKGKLLGSGTFGQVYLGFNRESGQFCAIKEVQVILDDSNSKERLRQLNQEVDLLSQLSHQNIVQYYGSKLTDEALSIYLEYVSGGSIHKLLRDYGPFREPVIRNYTRQILSGLAYLHGRNTVHRDIKGANILVSPTGDVKLADFGVAKHITSFAEIRSFRGSPYWMAPEVVMNNKGYSLAVDIWSLGCTIIEMATGRHPWHPYEDVPALFKIANSKDAPEIPLSISKEGNDFLSLCLMRDPAQRPSATQLLGHPFVHDHQAIRAEKCRATPLSNGLSTPVEARHKKSNRETLTKRGITPLRDIGGLRARDFAGFATAYPSPRNASSPIAARANMSLPVSPCSSPLRQFKQSNWSCLPSPPHPVDYTQNQMRLSTAVPDPWLDIGQLRPPSPYGSPRRY from the exons ATGCCCCTGTGGTGGCCCGGCCGGAAGTCCAGGTCCAGGTCCAAGGCCAAGCACAGCGCGGCGCCCGCCTCCgcggcctcctcgccgccgcgcaaCTCCGTCGACGCCGGCACCTCCTCCGCCTACGCGTCCGCCTACGCGTCCGCCTGCGCCTCCCCCTTGCCGTCCACCCCGCGGGGGGCGGCTAAGCCGCACGGCCTcgactcgccgccgccgccgccgccggcgcggcaGCAGACCGGCGCCGTCTCGCGATGCGGCGGAGGAAGGGGAGGGACGGAGCTTCGGGCGGAGGGACAGGGGCATCCGCTCCCGCGGCCGCGGTACAAGTCGGCGCCGCTTCCCCTCGCGTCCTCCCTGGCTGCCGCGTGCGGGGGCTGCGCGTCCGCGGCGGCGTCCGTGTCCAGCGCCAGCTCGTCGGAATCgtttgatgatgatgaggaggaggatcaaCGAACTTACAG ATATACAGATCCAGTTGTCTACTCTAGAGGAAAGACTATGCCACCTGACGGGCTTAAGGGCATGGTGGAAGGCAAGCACTTCGCCTCATGCAGTGCTCTCCAGGAGCACAACAGGTTCTTTGAGGCACCTATCAACAGCGTGGGGGAAGTTCGTCGGCAAAGCTTCGAGCCTTCAACGGGTGAAGCCAGTCGCTCGCTTGGCAGAATGCCCGATGATGCACTCAGAGCAAGAACAGGAAGTCTTTCCCCTGGGCCAAGAGGACATGCCTTTTCTGCCAGTGATGCAGGTCAGAGAGATTTTGGTTTCAGCCCAAGGTCACCACTGAAAAGGATGGATGATCTAAGGATTTCACCTCAACCCTTGCCTCTTCCTCCGGTCCCAGCTTCTAGCCTGCCCCTCCCTTCATCTAGCATTGCTTCTACCCAATCCCAATCACAGTGGAAGAAGGGGAAGTTGTTAGGTAGCGGCACATTTGGTCAGGTGTACCTTGGATTCAACAG GGAAAGTGGGCAGTTTTGTGCAATCAAGGAGGTTCAAGTTATTTTGGATGATTCAAATTCGAAAGAACGGCTTAGACAGTTGAATCAG GAAGTAGATTTGCTTAGTCAACTCTCACACCAAAACATTGTGCAATACTATGGGAGTAAACTG ACTGATGAAGCTCTCTCCATCTATCTTGAATATGTTTCTGGCGGTTCAATTCATAAATTACTAAGAGATTATGGTCCTTTTAGGGAACCTGTGATCCGTAACTATACACGGCAGATCCTTTCTGGACTTGCCTATTTGCATGGAAGGAATACTGTGCACAG AGACATAAAAGGAGCAAACATACTTGTCAGCCCTACTGGCGATGTCAAACTTGCTGACTTCGGTGTGGCTAAACAT ATAACTTCTTTTGCTGAAATAcgctctttcagaggaagcccaTACTGGATGGCTCCGGAG GTCGTAATGAATAACAAAGGGTACAGTCTTGCGGTTGATATCTGGAGCCTTGGTTGTACAATTATTGAAATGGCAACTGGTAGACATCCTTGGCATCCGTATGAAGAT GTGCCTGCGTTATTTAAGATTGCAAATAGTAAAGATGCACCAGAAATTCCACTAAGTATTTCGAAAGAAGGGAACGATTTCCTGAGTTTGTGTTTAATGCGTGATCCAGCACAGCGCCCCTCTGCAACACAGTTACTGGGTCACCCTTTTGTTCATGACCATCAAGCAATAAGAGCGGAAAAATGCAGAGCAACCCCGTTGAGTAATGGACTATCTACCCCTGTGGAGGCAAGGCATAAAAAG TCAAACAGAGAAACTTTAACAAAGAGAGGCATTACCCCTCTACGGGATATTGGTGGACTGCGTGCGAGAGATTTCGCTGGATTTGCCACAGCTTATCCTTCGCCTCGCAATGCCTCCAG TCCAATTGCTGCGAGAGCAAACATGTCTCTGCCGGTGTCCCCGTGCTCAAGCCCGTTGCGGCAGTTCAAGCAATCAAACTGGAGTTGCCTGCCTTCCCCACCACACCCAGTGGATTACACGCAGAACCAGATGAGACTAAGCACGGCGGTTCCAGATCCTTGGCTCGACATCGGCCAGTTGAGACCACCGAGCCCATATGGCTCACCGAGGAGATACTGA
- the LOC124687297 gene encoding UDP-glucuronate:xylan alpha-glucuronosyltransferase 1-like, with amino-acid sequence MRGFACAHAEKRHRLDRTLNCISKKGCVGSCYAKDVKYKPLGALLPEGFSGKMFYVKLVLLVLMCGSFMGLLHSPSIHHGDDENNTQSPEASKLMWTSNADQKDSGYVSNVRIDWSRISMAVQEVSRAEAQLRVGLLNFDGVEMDQWRTLLPRDAAVSAVHLERVSSNVTWEHLYPEWIDEEELYAAPTCPDLPEPAPAPEGLEYDVVAVKLPCSGAAGWSKDVPRLHLQLAAARLATAGRSEKAAHVVVVSQCFPAPNLFRCKDEVIRDGDVWVYRPDVGELRRKLALPVGSCKLAMPIKALGESYVSSAPRREAYATILHSEQLYACGAMVAAQSIRMAGSDRDMVALVDETISERHRSALEASGWKVRTIRRIRNPRASKDAYNEWNYSKFWLWTLTEYDRVVFVDADLLVQRPMEPLFGMPEVSATGNHGTVFNSGVMVVEPCNCTFRLLMDHIGDIQSYNGGDQGYLNEVFSWWHRLPSHANYMKHFWEGNSAEHAAAKRRVLAADPPVALAVHFVGMKPWFCFRDYDCNWNAPELRQFASDEAHARWWKAHDAMPQRLQGFCLLDERQKALLRWDAVEARKANFSDGHWRERIADPRRRICAGDEGCREREIKGRRVEGNRVTTSYAKLIDNF; translated from the exons ATGAGAGGTTTTGCGTGTGCACATGCAGAGAAGAGGCATCGCCTGGATAGAACTTT GAACTGTATTAGCAAGAAGGGCTGTGTGGGAAGCTGCTATGCTAAGGACGTCAAGTACAAGCCGTTGGGCGCCCTGTTACCTGAAGGTTTCAGCGGCAAGATGTTCTATGTGAAGCTTGTCCTCCTCGTTCTCATGTGCggctccttcatgggccttctccACTCGCCATCGATCCACCATGGCGACGACGAAAACAACACGCA GTCCCCTGAAGCGTCGAAGTTGATGTGGACATCGAACGCCGATCAGAAGGACTCGGGTTACGTGTCGAACGTGAGGATCGACTGGTCTCGGATTTCCATGGCGGTGCAAGAAGTTTCTAGAGCAGAAGCTCAGTTACGAGTAGGGCTCCTGAACTTCGACGGGGTGGAGATGGACCAGTGGAGGACGCTGCTTCCGCGGGATGCGGCCGTCTCCGCGGTGCACCTGGAGCGCGTCTCGAGCAAcgtcacctgggagcacctgtacCCGGAGTGGATCGACGAGGAGGAGCTGTACGCCGCGCCGACGTGCCCGGACCTGCcggagccggcgccggcgccggagggACTAGAGTACGACGTCGTCGCGGTGAAGCTCCCGTGCAGTGGCGCTGCGGGCTGGTCCAAGGACGTGCCGCGGCTGCACCTGcagctggcggcggcgaggctcgCCACCGCGGGCAGATCGGAGAAGGCGGCGCACGTGGTCGTGGTGAGCCAGTGCTTCCCGGCTCCAAACCTGTTCAGGTGCAAAGACGAGGTCATacgcgacggcgacgtgtggGTTTACAGACCGGACGTGGGCGAGCTCCGGCGGAAGCTCGCGCTTCCCGTCGGGTCCTGCAAGCTCGCCATGCCGATCAAAGCACTCG GGGAATCGTACGTGTCGTCGGCGCCGCGTCGGGAGGCGTACGCGACGATCCTCCACTCGGAGCAGCTGTACGCGTGCGGAGCCATGGTGGCTGCGCAGAGCATCCGGATGGCTGGGTCGGACCGGGACATGGTGGCCCTCGTCGACGAGACGATCAGCGAGCGCCACCGGAGCGCGCTGGAGGCGTCAGGGTGGAAGGTGCGCACCATCCGTCGCATCCGGAACCCGCGGGCGTCGAAGGACGCGTACAACGAGTGGAACTACAGCAAGTTCTGGCTGTGGACGCTGACGGAGTACGACCGGGTGGTCTTCGTCGACGCCGACCTGCTGGTGCAGCGCCCCATGGAGCCGCTCTTCGGCATGCCGGAGGTGAGCGCCACGGGGAACCACGGCACGGTGTTCAACTCCGGCGTCATGGTGGTGGAGCCCTGCAACTGCACGTTCCGGCTGCTCATGGACCACATCGGCGACATCCAgtcgtacaacggcggcgaccagGGGTACCTCAACGAGGTCTTCTCATGGTGGCACCGGCTGCCGTCGCACGCCAACTACATGAAGCACTTCTGGGAGGGGAACTCCGCGGAGCACGCCGCCGCCAAGCGCCGGGTCCTGGCGGCCGACCCGCCCGTGGCCCTCGCCGTGCACTTCGTCGGGATGAAGCCGTGGTTCTGCTTCAGGGACTACGACTGCAACTGGAACGCGCCCGAGCTGCGCCAATTCGCCAGCGACGAGGCGCACGCGCGGTGGTGGAAGGCGCACGACGCCATGCCGCAGCGTCTGCAGGGGTTCTGCCTCCTGGACGAGAGGCAGAAGGCGCTGCTGCGGTGGGACGCCGTGGAGGCCAGGAAGGCCAACTTCTCAGATGGCCACTGGAGGGAAAGGATAGCCGACCCTCGCCGGAGGATCTGCGCCGGCGATGAGGGGTGCCGCGAGAGGGAGATCAAGGGCAGGCGGGTAGAAGGGAACAGGGTCACTACGTCCTACGCCAAGCTCATTGACAACTTCTGA